From the Streptosporangiales bacterium genome, one window contains:
- a CDS encoding cold-shock protein, producing MVQGTVKWFNAEKGYGFITPDGGDNDVFVHYSAITSRGYRTLEQDQRVEFETVQGPKGLQADQVTPL from the coding sequence ATGGTCCAGGGAACCGTCAAGTGGTTCAACGCCGAGAAGGGCTACGGCTTCATCACTCCCGATGGAGGCGACAACGACGTTTTCGTGCACTACTCGGCGATCACTTCGCGCGGGTACCGCACGCTGGAACAGGACCAGCGGGTGGAGTTCGAGACCGTCCAGGGCCCGAAGGGCCTCCAGGCCGACCAGGT